The Henckelia pumila isolate YLH828 chromosome 2, ASM3356847v2, whole genome shotgun sequence genome includes a window with the following:
- the LOC140878575 gene encoding uncharacterized protein — translation MTIINDPESSRRAVAVIQEQVDAMVDAALQRIMAIQQGEKEGQRKDNEKEVEGEEEPETRPEKEKSKGIHVEDEGNSHAGSANVTMAGELEMLKQKIQKLENTDPRESSRVKILGCPFSPKIIGEPLPVYFRSAKIKEYDGSADPEEHVTRFENVAMLHCYGDQIKCKVFLTTLVDSAQRWFENLEEGSIKTFKEFREVFLQHFSSSKRYKKTTLSLFEIKQLNEDSLRAYIKKFNRVALEVPACAPETKITAFTQGLREGEFFRSLVKRAPRYFEDLLARAEKYINMEEAQRQKREKDRREEKKEKENQGSQGRRRQDQPGRLAAFAPHRVARDREIHLCEENVQPLPPKRPGKYCSIHRVNTHDTSECRRLIMEPGQPVAEETKHVEKKQRGRPWVPRFDISRDNRPDPSKAREVASRGPDKGPREGSSKGVINMISGGSTDGDSNRVRKSWSKREVLGIKARRPDPYLDITFGIEDLDGVCLPHNVALLIRAQVANYDIRRVFVDLGSSVNVIFQDAFE, via the coding sequence ATGACCATCATCAATGATCCTGAAAGCTCTCGTCGAGCAGTGGCCGTAATCCAGGAGCAAGTGGACGCTATGGTGGACGCGGCTCTACAAAGAATCATGGCGATACAACAAGGAGAAAAAGAGGGCCAAAGGAAGGATAATGAAAAAGAAGTAGAAGGGGAAGAAGAGCCAGAAACGAGGCCCGAGAAAGAGAAGAGTAAAGGCATACACGTGGAGGATGAGGGAAATTCACATGCAGGATCGGCAAATGTCACCATGGCAGGGGAGCTGGAAATGTTGaaacaaaaaatacaaaaattggAGAATACTGACCCGCGGGAATCTTCGCGGGTCAAAATTTTGGGCTGTCCCTTTTCTCCGAAAATCATTGGGGAGCCATTGCCAGTCTATTTCAGGTCCGCCAAAATCAAAGAGTATGATGGCAGCGCTGATCCCGAGGAGCATGTAACCCGGTTTGAGAACGTGGCAATGTTGCATTGTTATGGTGATCAAATTAAGTGCAAGGTATTTCTAACTACCTTGGTGGACTCCGCCCAGAGATGGTTTGAAAATCTGGAAGAAGGAAGCATTAAGACTTTCAAAGAATTCCGGGAGGTCTTTTTGCAACACTTCAGCAGCAGCAAGCGATACAAGAAAACCACTCTCAGCCTCTTTGAGATAAAGCAGCTAAACGAGGATTCTCTAAGAGCTTATATTAAAAAGTTCAATAGAGTGGCTCTGGAAGTGCCTGCATGTGCACCTGAAACCAAAATCACTGCTTTCACACAAGGACTTAGAGAAGGAGAATTCTTCCGGTCTTTGGTCAAGAGGGCCCCCCGGTACTTCGAGGACCTCTTGGCTCGAGCCGAGAAATATATCAATATGGAGGAGGCCCAGCGACAAAAGAGGGAGAAGGACAGGAGGGAAGAGAAAAAGGAGAAAGAAAACCAGGGTAGTCAAGGAAGAAGAAGGCAGGATCAACCGGGGAGGCTTGCTGCTTTTGCTCCTCATAGGGTAGCTCGGGATCGGGAAATCCACTTATGTGAGGAGAATGTCCAGCCGTTGCCTCCAAAAAGGCCGGGAAAATACTGTTCGATACACCGGGTTAACACACACGACACTAGCGAGTGTCGGAGGCTCATCATGGAGCCAGGACAGCCTGTGGCCGAGGAAACAAAGCATGTGGAGAAAAAGCAGAGGGGACGCCCCTGGGTACCCCGGTTTGACATCTCGCGAGACAATAGGCCTGACCCCTCGAAAGCCCGAGAGGTAGCGTCACGGGGGCCTGACAAAGGACCCCGAGAGGGATCTTCCAAAGGGGTGATCAACATGATTTCGGGAGGATCCACTGATGGGGACTCTAATAGGGTGCGGAAATCTTGGAGCAAAAGAGAAGTCCTGGGAATCAAGGCCCGGAGACCAGACCCCTACCTGGACATTACATTTGGGATTGAGGATCTGGATGGAGTATGTCTACCCCACAACGTTGCTTTACTCATCCGAGCGCAGGTGGCTAATTATGACATAAGAAGGGTGTTCGTGGATTTGGGGAGTTCTGTGAATGTCATTTTCCAGGATGCATTCGAATAA